The Primulina huaijiensis isolate GDHJ02 chromosome 12, ASM1229523v2, whole genome shotgun sequence genome has a window encoding:
- the LOC140989298 gene encoding uncharacterized protein, which produces MASILSHPPKIGVFYHVKSHIKFPVARTHFSSLPIDNVYIKSESLLSCRALPHLGSSRITVTRASASDFLETIENDESSRGSAEKPVKFLLWVLLWASVSIGLYAFSGNAKASAPTDSIRASGFGVKVANTLRASGWPDEAVVFALATLPVIELRGAIPVGYWLQLKPVVLTVLSVLGNMVPVPFIILYLKKVAAFLTGKNQTASRFIDMLFKRAKEKAGPVKEFQWLGLMLFVAVPFPGTGAWTGAFIASILDMPFWSGVSANFVGVVLAGLLVNLLVNLGLRYAIVTGIILFIISTFMWSILRSLKKSLSIN; this is translated from the exons ATGGCTTCCATTTTATCTCACCCACCAAAGATCGGCGTATTCTATCATGTGAAGTCCCACATAAAATTCCCAGTTGCAAGAACCCATTTTTCTTCGCTTCCGATCGATAACGTTTACATAAAGTCGGAATCTTTGCTTTCGTGTCGGGCTTTACCTCATCTGGGCAGTTCCCGAATTACTGTAACAAGGGCTTCAGCGAGTGATTTTCTTGAAACTATTGAAAATGACGAGTCTTCGAGGGGTTCTGCGGAGAAACCAGTGAAATTTCTTTTATGGGTGTTATTATGGGCATCTGTATCCATTGGATTGTATGCCTTTTCTGGGAATGCTAAGGCTTCTGCGCCTACTGATTCCATTAGGGCTTCAGGCTTTGGTGTAAAAGTTGCTAATACTTTGCGGGCTTCGGGCTGGCCCGACGAGGCTGTTGTATTTGCTCTGGCGACGCTTCCGGTGATTGAGCTGCGTGGAGCAATTCCTGTTGGTTATTGGCTGCAGCTCAAGCCTGTTGTGTTAACTGTGCTGTCTGTTCTTGG GAACATGGTGCCTGTGCCATTTATTATACTGTACCTGAAAAAGGTTGCAGCCTTTCTCACTGGAAAGAATCAAACTGCTTCTCGATTCATTGACATGTTATTCAAGAGGGCCAAAGAGAAGGCCGGACCTGTCAAAGAATTTCAATGGCTTGGGTTGATGCTATTTGTGGCAGTGCCGTTCCCTGGGACTGGAGCTTGGACTGGAGCCTTTATCGCATCTATATTGGATATGCCATTCTGGTCTGGTGTCTCAGCGAATTTTGTTGGTGTTGTATTAGCTGGCCTTCTGGTAAACTTGCTGGTTAACCTTGGACTTAGATACGCCATTGTGACGGGTATAATTCTATTCATAATCTCCACATTCATGTGGAGCATCCTTCGAAGTCTCAAGAAATCTTTATCCATTAATTGA
- the LOC140990161 gene encoding protein NRT1/ PTR FAMILY 4.6-like, which translates to MATNLLVGVIFQRYVDLHIFAQGLVILTIQAKVGSLKPLKCDPANTNNTCQQVHGAKAAILFLGLYLVALGVGGIKGSLPSHGAEQFDGESPCGRRQRSTFFNYFVFSLSCGALFAVTLVVWIEDNLGWQWGFGISTLAILLSVPIFLAGSRYYRNKIPLGSPLTTIGKVLLAALLNTGTPTSASNAIANVATSLSPVLASEEEHVVENKMLRKAFDSPSECLKFLNRASVNVPACDVLKCSVQQVEEVKIVMKVLPIFACTIMLNCCLAQLSTFSVQQAATMNTKLGNFRVPPASLPIFPVVFIMVLAPLYDHVIIPFARKMTKSETGITHLQRIGVGLVLSIIAMAVAALVEIRRKSVETELGLVDSAQPLPITFLWIAFQYLFLGSADLFTLAGLLEFFFTEAAFSMRSLATALSWVSLATGYYLSTVIVSVVNSLTGDSKNKPWLSGKNLNHYQLERFYWLMCALSGLNFLHYLFWATKYKYRSMGVNK; encoded by the exons ATGGCGACAA atttgcTCGTCGGTGTAATCTTTCAAcgttacgtggatctgcatatTTTCGCGCAA GGTCTGGTAATACTCACAATACAAGCAAAAGTAGGTTCCCTGAAGCCTCTAAAATGTGACCCTGCCAATACAAACAATACATGCCAACAAGTTCATGGTGCAAAGGCTGCAATTCTTTTTTTAGGCCTCTATTTAGTGGCGCTCGGTGTCGGAGGCATTAAGGGATCTTTACCATCCCATGGAGCTGAACAGTTTGATGGGGAGAGCCCTTGTGGAAGGAGGCAAAGATCGACTTTCTTTAACTACTTTGTGTTTTCCCTCTCATGTGGTGCCCTGTTTGCGGTGACCTTAGTCGTGTGGATTGAGGACAACTTGGGATGGCAATGGGGGTTTGGGATTTCAACGTTGGCTATATTGTTGTCCGTTCCTATATTTCTAGCCGGTTCTCGGTATTATAGGAACAAGATTCCTCTTGGAAGTCCACTTACGACTATAGGTAAG GTTTTGCTTGCTGCATTGCTCAATACCGGTACGCCAACAAGTGCAAGCAATGCCATTGCTAATGTGGCCACAAGCCTGTCTCCAGTTCTGGCATCTGAAGAAGAACATGTTGTAGAAAACAAGATGCTCCGGAAAGCATTCGATTCCCCATCGGAATGCCTCAAATTTCTCAACAGAGCATCAGTGAACGTGCCAGCCTGTGATGTACTAAAATGCTCGGTGCAACAAGTGGAAGAAGTCAAGATTGTCATGAAAGTACTCCCTATATTTGCTTGCACGATCATGCTCAACTGCTGTCTTGCTCAGCTTTCAACATTTTCAGTCCAGCAAGCTGCCACCATGAACACGAAACTCGGAAACTTTAGAGTCCCTCCAGCTTCTCTTCCCATCTTCCCTGTTGTATTTATAATGGTTCTCGCACCTCTTTACGATCATGTTATCATCCCATTTGCTCGAAAAATGACGAAATCAGAGACAGGGATAACTCACCTCCAGAGAATCGGAGTAGGCCTAGTCCTCTCCATTATAGCCATGGCTGTAGCTGCATTGGTCGAAATCAGACGCAAAAGTGTAGAAACAGAGTTGGGGCTAGTCGACTCCGCACAGCCACTTCCAATTACTTTTCTCTGGATTGCATTTCAGTATTTGTTTCTAGGATCAGCTGATCTTTTCACTCTAGCAGGGCTTCTTGAATTTTTCTTCACGGAGGCAGCATTTAGCATGAGATCATTGGCAACTGCTTTATCTTGGGTTTCATTAGCAACAGGATACTACTTAAGTACCGTCATCGTATCGGTAGTTAACAGTCTCACTGGTGATTCCAAGAATAAGCCATGGCTTTCTGGCAAGAACTTGAATCATTATCAGTTGGAGAGATTCTACTGGCTAATGTGTGCATTAAGCGGACTGAATTTTTTGCATTATCTGTTCTGGGCTACGAAGTATAAGTACCGATCAATGGGGGTCAACAAATAA
- the LOC140989891 gene encoding pentatricopeptide repeat-containing protein At1g59720, chloroplastic/mitochondrial-like: protein MAAALVTAPPASPSSPQHNHRLHQLLTQNDIITIRRVKQIHARILRTTPPPESNPASIFLYSRLVHYYSLQDLSYTFHVFTQIPNPNAFIYNTVIRAYARSKDHKMKAFSLFEEMVKLESVVPDNHTFPFVLKACAYLFSLSEGQQAHAHLLKYGFASDVYINNSLIHFYASCGCSESARKVFDKMQERSLVSWNVIIDGLVQMGDFDEALKFFVEMNKTFEPDGYTLQSVIDACAGLGALSMGLWAHACILRKYEMDSDFDVLISNSLVAMYCKCGSLRIAEQAFQGMMRRDVSSWNVMILGFAMHGEAGRVFEHFSRMMDEEKLMPNSITFVGVLTACNHRGLVDEGRTYFDIMVNEYKIEPVLQHYGCLIDLLARNGLISEALDVVSGMTMKPDNVIWRSLLDACCKQGMNIELIEEMARQIMGSEEDVASSGDYVLLSRLYASADRWNEVGLVRKLMTDKGVTKEPGCTSIEINGIVHEFFAGDMTHSRKKEIFQFLDVVNQKLEAEGYVPDYAQASMVNEFDDEKGNSLRLHSERLAIAFGLLNSKPGVPIRVFKNLRVCKDCHNFTKLISRMFDVEVVMRDRIRFHHFRDGMCSCKDFW, encoded by the coding sequence ATGGCTGCGGCTCTGGTCACCGCGCCGCCGGCATCCCCCTCCTCCCCTCAACACAACCACCGTCTCCACCAACTGTTAACCCAAAATGACATCATTACTATACGTCGCGTCAAACAAATCCACGCCAGAATCCTCCGCACAACCCCACCTCCTGAAAGCAACCCAGCAAGTATCTTTCTTTACAGCAGACTCGTCCATTACTACTCGTTACAAGACCTCAGTTACACTTTCCATGTTTTTACCCAAATTCCGAACCCAAATGCCTTCATTTACAATACTGTCATTAGAGCTTATGCTCGTAGCAAGGACCACAAAATGAAAGCATTTTCACTTTTTGAAGAAATGGTGAAGCTAGAGAGTGTGGTTCCGGATAACCATACATTTCCTTTTGTGTTAAAAGCTTGTGCTTATTTGTTTTCTTTGAGCGAAGGACAACAAGCACATGCTCACCTTTTGAAGTATGGGTTTGCCTCGGATGTATACATAAACAACAGTTTGATTCATTTCTATGCCTCTTGTGGGTGCTCGGAAAGCGCAAGaaaggtgtttgacaaaatgcaAGAGAGAAGCCTGGTTTCTTGGAATGTGATCATAGATGGGCTTGTGCAGATGGGGGATTTTGACGAGGCGTTGAAATTTTTTGTAGAGATGAATAAAACCTTCGAACCTGATGGCTACACGTTGCAGAGTGTGATAGATGCTTGTGCCGGTTTAGGGGCCTTGTCTATGGGTCTGTGGGCTCATGCATGTATTCTGAGAAAGTATGAAATGGATTCTGATTTTGATGTCCTGATTAGTAATTCTTTGGTGGCGATGTACTGCAAATGTGGGTCGTTGAGAATTGCCGAGCAGGCGTTTCAAGGGATGATGAGGCGAGATGTGAGTTCTTGGAACGTGATGATTTTAGGATTCGCAATGCATGGCGAGGCGGGTAGAGTGTTTGAACATTTTAGCCGAATGATGGATGAAGAAAAACTAATGCCCAATTCCATCACATTTGTTGGGGTCTTGACCGCTTGCAATCACAGAGGTTTGGTTGATGAGGGCCGTACATACTTCGATATAATGGTTAACGAGTACAAGATCGAGCCAGTTTTGCAGCACTATGGTTGTCTAATAGACCTTCTAGCTCGTAATGGGCTAATCAGTGAAGCACTTGATGTTGTATCAGGTATGACAATGAAGCCTGACAATGTGATTTGGAGAAGTCTTCTCGATGCTTGTTGTAAGCAAGGTATGAACATTGAGCTGATTGAAGAAATGGCTAGGCAGATAATGGGATCAGAAGAGGATGTTGCTAGTAGTGGCGATTATGTTCTTTTGTCAAGATTATATGCATCTGCTGATCGCTGGAATGAAGTTGGTTTAGTTAGGAAACTAATGACTGATAAAGGTGTTACTAAAGAACCTGGTTGCACTTCCATAGAAATCAATGGCATTGTTCACGAATTTTTCGCTGGAGACATGACTCATTCCCGAAAGAAAGAAATTTTTCAGTTCTTGGATGTGGTTAACCAGAAATTGGAGGCAGAAGGGTATGTTCCTGATTATGCGCAGGCATCCATGGTGAATGAGTTTGATGATGAGAAGGGAAACTCACTTAGACTTCATAGTGAGAGATTGGCCATCGCTTTTGGGTTGTTGAACTCAAAGCCTGGGGTTCCGATTCGTGTGTTCAAGAACCTGCGTGTGTGCAAAGATTGCCATAATTTTACCAAATTAATCTCCAG
- the LOC140990229 gene encoding thioredoxin H2-like, whose product MGAGLSTDIRQTSTRLYNRSPSIQKGGQVIAFHSSTKWRIHFESAKQTSKLMVVDFTASWCGPCRYIDPAINEFAVKYTDVDFIKIDVDELFDVAQDFGVQAMPTFLLMKRGKIVDKVVGAKKDDLQKKIDKHRF is encoded by the exons ATGGGTGCCGGTCTCTCAACTGATATTCGTCAGACCAGTACTAGATTGTATAATCGATCGCCATCAATCCAGAAGGGTGGTCAAGTTATTGCATTCCACTCCTCAACGAAGTGGAGAATTCATTTCGAATCCGCAAAACAAACTTCGAAACTT atGGTGGTGGATTTCACAGCTTCCTGGTGCGGGCCGTGCCGTTACATTGACCCTGCAATCAACGAATTCGCCGTGAAATACACGGATGTCGACTTCATCAAGATTGATGTTGATGAGCTATTT GATGTCGCACAAGATTTCGGGGTGCAAGCAATGCCTACTTTCCTGCTGATGAAGAGAGGGAAGATAGTTGATAAGGTTGTGGGGGCAAAGAAGGATGACCTACAAAAGAAGATTGACAAACACAGATTCTGA